In Bacteroidota bacterium, one genomic interval encodes:
- a CDS encoding YdcF family protein: MRRIGFIFFLFLFQSCIFFGTRQNKHYKSVEQIKPIDVIIVPGLPLYKGQWDTLLKARIIWSSFLYKKGIASNVLYSGNAVYTVWKEGPSMALYAKQLNIKSEHILIDTIAEHSTENLFYSYFQAKKMGFKTIAVATDPFQCAMLQKFAKKNLKEEIYFLPIIYDSIREEMKIELSIDTNITKATNFIPLEQRQDYKERLNGTRGKHIPK; this comes from the coding sequence ATGAGACGAATCGGATTCATCTTCTTTCTTTTCTTATTTCAGTCGTGTATCTTTTTTGGTACGCGTCAGAACAAGCATTATAAAAGTGTTGAACAAATCAAACCTATTGATGTAATTATCGTCCCCGGCTTACCCTTATACAAAGGGCAATGGGATACGCTTCTCAAAGCACGCATTATTTGGTCCAGCTTTCTTTATAAAAAAGGGATTGCAAGCAATGTACTTTACTCAGGAAATGCAGTTTATACCGTTTGGAAAGAAGGCCCGTCCATGGCGTTGTATGCAAAACAACTAAACATAAAAAGTGAACATATTCTAATTGATACCATTGCCGAACACAGCACCGAAAACCTGTTTTACAGCTATTTTCAAGCAAAAAAAATGGGATTTAAAACCATTGCAGTCGCCACCGATCCATTTCAATGTGCAATGCTTCAAAAATTTGCTAAGAAAAATTTAAAAGAAGAAATCTATTTCTTACCTATCATCTATGATAGCATCCGAGAGGAGATGAAAATTGAATTATCAATTGACACAAACATTACCAAAGCAACTAATTTTATTCCATTAGAGCAACGGCAAGATTATAAAGAAAGATTAAATGGAACGAGAGGAAAACATATTCCAAAGTAA
- a CDS encoding sigma-70 family RNA polymerase sigma factor, with amino-acid sequence MSSHHKSDIEIQQELQQINAAKENSARFGVLYDKYYKSIFVFIYRRTEDEELTADITSQVFLKALINLKQYEYKGVPFSAWLFRIAFNEINMYFRKNNANRVVSLDQNGILQIAQETDLEENAEGIKQMMSALKGLEENEVQLIELRFFEKRSFAEVGAIIGITENNAKVKVYRILDKLKKVLSKK; translated from the coding sequence GTGAGCTCTCATCATAAATCGGATATCGAAATTCAGCAGGAATTGCAGCAAATAAATGCTGCTAAAGAAAATTCAGCGCGTTTTGGTGTCTTGTACGATAAATATTATAAATCGATTTTCGTATTTATTTATCGCAGAACGGAAGACGAAGAGCTAACGGCTGATATCACATCACAGGTTTTTTTAAAAGCACTCATTAATCTGAAGCAATACGAATATAAAGGAGTTCCATTTTCTGCCTGGTTATTCAGAATTGCCTTTAATGAAATTAATATGTATTTTAGAAAAAATAATGCAAATAGGGTGGTAAGCTTGGATCAAAACGGGATTTTGCAGATTGCTCAGGAAACCGACTTGGAGGAAAATGCAGAAGGAATTAAACAAATGATGAGTGCATTAAAAGGATTAGAAGAAAATGAAGTTCAATTAATAGAGCTTCGTTTTTTCGAAAAACGTTCTTTTGCTGAAGTCGGTGCGATTATTGGTATTACTGAGAACAATGCGAAAGTGAAAGTCTATCGCATTTTAGATAAATTAAAAAAAGTGTTGAGCAAGAAATAA